From the Phoenix dactylifera cultivar Barhee BC4 chromosome 10, palm_55x_up_171113_PBpolish2nd_filt_p, whole genome shotgun sequence genome, one window contains:
- the LOC103713704 gene encoding uncharacterized protein LOC103713704: protein MECNRDEALRAKEIAERKFSAKDIVGAKKFALKAQNLFPSLEGINQMIATFDVYLATQVKVNGESDWYAILCVNASADEETVKKQYRKLALQLHPDKNKSIGAEGAFKLISEAWSVLSDKSRKIMYDEKRNGKGFQQKISQPNRDHSVPNSSNGFYSFAQNTTSSKRARKSTSGVAQSAVPPPSHPSKLDTFWTSCNRCRMQYEYLRVYLNHNLLCPKCHQAFLAVEISVPTNAPNSSVSYSTKRHQQNSNHSSTMKNAYGHENNSAFPATGHTGFQYGANVDSYSNSNFQWGSFSSSAGVASSTDSAARAADMIHQTFEKIRRKYEETQATIRWEEVPRNKNYVSNNTLGGSGSYNASASGNAYEQERPTSKVGKPAKRRRNNGGDAGVDRGRDGTEKMATATGKTGASELERANGVYGDFGKARVTGRQNNLSRVQVDIRSILMEKVKVAIHKKLEEWNLDSATKLTEKDMSKQKQNQKASENVADTVVGDAADQNQLNHSGIGKKQIPGIKDSPNDRSVDSDKKVTKPISIDVPDPDFNDFDRDRTESSFEGDQVWATYDNEDGMPRLYALVQKVISLKPFKIRMSFLNSKSNSELGPLNWVAAGFSKTCGDFRVGRYEVSDTVNIFSHRVRWEKGSRGVIRIIPRKGDIWALYRNWSPDWNERTPDDVIYKYEMVEVLDDYNEEQGVSVTPLLKVAGFKTVFHRHLDPKEVRRIPREEMFRFSHQVPSYLLTGEEAHNAPKGCHELDPAATPFELLQVITEVKEDAVMETAE from the coding sequence ATGGAATGCAATAGGGATGAGGCCCTTAGGGCAAAAGAAATCGCTGAAAGGAAGTTCAGTGCCAAGGACATTGTGGGTGCTAAGAAGTTTGCCCTGAAGGCCCAAAATCTCTTTCCATCACTTGAAGGTATCAACCAGATGATAGCAACTTTTGATGTTTATCTCGCAACACAAGTGAAAGTAAATGGAGAAAGCGATTGGTATGCAATTCTCTGTGTGAATGCTTCAGCCGATGAAGAGACTGTGAAGAAACAGTACAGGAAACTAGCTCTCCAGCTTCACCCTGATAAAAACAAGTCAATAGGTGCTGAAGGTGCTTTCAAGCTTATTTCTGAAGCATGGAGTGTTTTGTCTGATAAGAGTAGAAAAATTATGTATGATGAGAAGAGGAATGGAAAAGGATTCCAGCAGaaaatttctcaaccaaacaGAGATCATTCTGTTCCTAATTCTTCCAATGGTTTCTACAGTTTTGCCCAGAACACAACATCCAGTAAAAGAGCTCGGAAGAGTACCAGTGGTGTGGCTCAATCTGCTGTCCCCCCTCCATCTCATCCATCAAAACTCGATACATTTTGGACCTCATGCAACCGATGCAGGATGCAGTATGAGTACCTGAGAGTGTACCTCAATCACAACCTTCTATGTCCCAAATGCCATCAGGCCTTCTTGGCTGTTGAGATCAGTGTTCCAACTAATGCACCTAATTCTTCTGTTTCTTATTCAACTAAGCGGCACCAACAGAATTCAAATCATAGTTCTACAATGAAGAATGCTTATGGTCATGAGAATAACTCTGCTTTTCCAGCAACAGGACACACAGGATTCCAGTATGGAGCAAATGTTGACTCCTATAGCAATTCAAACTTCCAATGGGGTTCATTTTCTAGTTCAGCTGGTGTTGCTAGCTCAACAGATTCTGCTGCTCGGGCTGCAGATATGATTCATCAGACATTtgagaaaataagaagaaaatatgAAGAAACACAAGCAACAATTAGATGGGAAGAGGTTCCTCGGAATAAGAATTATGTCTCAAATAATACTCTTGGTGGTTCTGGAAGTTATAATGCTAGTGCAAGTGGCAATGCATATGAACAGGAACGACCTACTTCTAAGGTTGGGAAACCtgcaaagagaagaagaaataatggTGGGGACGCTGGTGTGGATCGTGGCAGAGATGGAACAGAAAAAATGGCGACAGCGACTGGAAAAACTGGTGCTTCTGAACTGGAAAGGGCTAATGGTGTTTACGGGGATTTTGGTAAGGCCAGAGTGACTGGTAGGCAGAACAATTTAAGCAGGGTGCAAGTTGACATTAGGAGTATACTGATGGAGAAGGTTAAAGTGGCAATCCATAAGAAGTTGGAAGAATGGAACTTGGATTCTGCAACCAAATTGACAGAGAAGGACATGTCAAAGCAGAAACAAAACCAAAAGGCCAGTGAAAATGTAGCAGATACGGTTGTTGGGGATGCTGCCGATCAGAACCAGTTAAATCACTCCGGAATTGGCAAAAAACAAATTCCTGGTATCAAGGATTCCCCTAATGACCGTAGTGTAGATTCTGATAAGAAAGTTACCAAACCTATATCAATTGATGTTCCTGATCCTGATTTCAATGATTTTGACAGGGATCGTACAGAAAGTTCTTTTGAAGGTGATCAGGTATGGGCGACTTATGATAATGAAGATGGTATGCCCCGTCTATATGCCCTGGTTCAAAAAGTCATCTCACTAAAGCCTTTTAAGATTCGCATGAGTTTTCTCAATTCAAAGTCCAATAGTGAATTGGGTCCGTTAAACTGGGTTGCCGCTGGTTTTTCCAAGACATGTGGAGATTTTAGGGTGGGGAGATATGAAGTCAGTGATAcagtcaatatattttctcacaGAGTTAGGTGGGAGAAAGGTTCTCGAGGTGTTATTAGAATTATTCCTAGAAAAGGTGATATCTGGGCACTTTACAGAAACTGGTCTCCTGACTGGAATGAGcgcacacctgatgatgttaTATACAAGTATGAGATGGTGGAAGTACTTGATGACTATAATGAGGAGCAAGGTGTGTCAGTCACCCCCTTACTGAAAGTAGCTGGTTTCAAAACAGTATTCCATCGACATCTAGACCCGAAAGAGGTTAGAAGGATCCCCCGAGAAGAGATGTTTCGTTTTTCCCATCAGGTTCCTTCTTATTTGCTTACAGGTGAAGAAGCTCATAATGCTCCAAAAGGTTGCCATGAACTAGACCCAGCAGCTACTCcttttgaacttcttcaagtaaTTACAGAAGTTAAGGAAGATGCGGTGATGGAGACTGCTGAATGA
- the LOC103713702 gene encoding protein NUCLEAR FUSION DEFECTIVE 4-like isoform X1 gives MGRLQGRFGSVLNNRWLVFVAAMWVQSVAGIGYLFGSLSPVIKSSLGYNQRQTASIGVAKDLGDSVGFLAGSLCEILPLWAALLIGALQNFIGYGWVWLIVTGRAPALPLWAMCILIFLGNNGETYFNTAALVSCVQNFPKSRGPIVGILKGFAGLSGAILSQIFTMIHTSDHSALIFMVAVGPSVVVTALMFIVRPVGGHRQVRPSDKSSFMFIYSVCLLLAAYLMVVMLLEDLVNLSHIVIILFTVLLLFLLISPIVIPLLLTFHFDVISPAQEVLLPEPLKGETSKSGQSEEQNEVILSEVEEEKPKEVDLLPALERQKRIAQLQARLFQAAAEGAVRVKKRRGPRRGEDFTLTQALIKADLWLIFLSLLLGSGSGLTVIDNLGQMSESLGYDDTHIFVSMISIWNFLGRVGGGYFSEIIVRDHAYPRPVAMAMAQILMAIGHFLFAMAWPGTMYIGTLLIGLGYGAHWAIVPAAASELFGLKNFGALYNFLTVANPAGSLIFSGLIASGIYDYEAEKQAHMHNSSTSLLQSLHHDASFQVEEPLKCKGAICFFFSSLIMSGLCVIAVILSLILVYRTKIVYANLYGRTRT, from the exons ATGGGGAGGCTTCAAGGAAGATTTGGATCCGTCCTGAACAACAGATGGCTGGTTTTTGTGGCTGCAATGTGGGTGCAATCAGTCGCGGGAATTGGATACCTCTTCGGGAGCCTGTCGCCGGTGATCAAGAGCTCTCTTGGCTACAACCAGCGCCAGACCGCCAGCATCGGCGTCGCCAAGGACCTCGGCGACAGTGTCGGATTCCTCGCCGGCAGCCTTTGCGAGATCCTGCCTCTCTGGGCGGCGCTGCTCATCGGAGCGCTGCAGAATTTTATCGGGTATGGGTGGGTTTGGCTTATCGTCACGGGGAGAGCGCCGGCTTTACCTCTGTGGGCG ATGTGCATTCTTATTTTTCTGGGAAATAATGGAGAGACCTACTTCAACACAGCTGCACTGGTTTCATGTGTACAAAATTTTCCCAAGAGTAGGGGCCCCATAGTGGGAATACTAAAGGGATTTGCTGGTCTGAGCGGTGCAATTTTGAGTCAGATATTTACAATGATACACACATCTGATCACAGTGCTCTCATCTTTATGGTTGCAGTGGGACCATCTGTGGTAGTTACTGCCTTGATGTTCATTGTTAGACCTGTTGGAGGCCACAGACAAGTGCGGCCTTCAGATAAATCTAGTTTTATGTTCATTTATAGCGTATGCTTGCTTCTTGCTGCTTATCTAATGGTTGTCATGCTTCTAGAAGATTTAGTTAACTTGAGTCATATTGTGATTATTTTATTCACAGTATTGCTACTCTTTCTCCTAATATCTCCCATTGTCATTCCATTGCTCTTGACTTTCCATTTTGATGTTATTTCTCCTGCTCAAGAAGTTCTCTTGCCTGAGCCTTTGAAAGGAGAGACAAGTAAGTCAGGTCAATCTGAGGAACAAAATGAGGTTATTCTAAGTGAGGTAGAAGAGGAAAAGCCAAAAGAAGTCGACTTACTACCTGCATTGGAGAGGCAGAAGAGGATAGCCCAGTTGCAAGCTAGACTATTTCAAGCGGCAGCGGAAGGAGCTGTGAGGGTCAAGAAGAGGAGAGGTCCACGTAGGGGAGAAGACTTTACCTTGACACAGGCATTGATAAAGGCAGACTTGTGGcttatctttctctctcttttgttggGGTCAGGATCTGGTTTGACAGTCATTGATAATCTGGGCCAGATGAGTGAGTCGTTGGGTTATGATGATACTCATATTTTTGTATCCATGATCAGTATTTGGAACTTTCTTGGCCGTGTAGGTGGTGGCTATTTTTCTGAGATCATTGTGAG GGACCATGCTTATCCAAGGCCAGTAGCTATGGCGATGGCTCAGATTCTGATGGCTATTGGACACTTCTTATTTGCCATGGCCTGGCCTGGAACAATGTACATTGGAACATTGCTGATTGGACTTGGATATGGAGCTCATTGGGCCATTGTGCCAGCTGCTGCCTCTGAGCTATTTGGCTTGAAAAACTTTGGAGCCTTGTACAATTTTCTCACTGTGGCCAATCCTGCAGGTTCACTGATCTTCTCAGGTCTAATTGCTAGTGGTATATATGACTACGAAGCAGAAAAGCAAGCACACATGCATAATAGTTCAACATCTTTGCTTCAGAGTTTACATCATGATGCAAGTTTCCAGGTGGAGGAGCCGCTAAAATGCAAGGGGGCCATTTGCTTTTTTTTCAGCTCCTTAATTATGTCAGGATTGTGCGTCATTGCAGTTATCTTGAGCCTAATTCTTGTTTATAGGACCAAGATTGTCTATGCCAATCTATATGGACGTACTCGCACATGA
- the LOC103713702 gene encoding protein NUCLEAR FUSION DEFECTIVE 4-like isoform X2, with product MAGFCGCNVGAISRGNWIPLREPVAGDQELSWLQPAPDRQHRRRQGPRRQCRIPRRQPLRDPASLGGAAHRSAAEFYRMCILIFLGNNGETYFNTAALVSCVQNFPKSRGPIVGILKGFAGLSGAILSQIFTMIHTSDHSALIFMVAVGPSVVVTALMFIVRPVGGHRQVRPSDKSSFMFIYSVCLLLAAYLMVVMLLEDLVNLSHIVIILFTVLLLFLLISPIVIPLLLTFHFDVISPAQEVLLPEPLKGETSKSGQSEEQNEVILSEVEEEKPKEVDLLPALERQKRIAQLQARLFQAAAEGAVRVKKRRGPRRGEDFTLTQALIKADLWLIFLSLLLGSGSGLTVIDNLGQMSESLGYDDTHIFVSMISIWNFLGRVGGGYFSEIIVRDHAYPRPVAMAMAQILMAIGHFLFAMAWPGTMYIGTLLIGLGYGAHWAIVPAAASELFGLKNFGALYNFLTVANPAGSLIFSGLIASGIYDYEAEKQAHMHNSSTSLLQSLHHDASFQVEEPLKCKGAICFFFSSLIMSGLCVIAVILSLILVYRTKIVYANLYGRTRT from the exons ATGGCTGGTTTTTGTGGCTGCAATGTGGGTGCAATCAGTCGCGGGAATTGGATACCTCTTCGGGAGCCTGTCGCCGGTGATCAAGAGCTCTCTTGGCTACAACCAGCGCCAGACCGCCAGCATCGGCGTCGCCAAGGACCTCGGCGACAGTGTCGGATTCCTCGCCGGCAGCCTTTGCGAGATCCTGCCTCTCTGGGCGGCGCTGCTCATCGGAGCGCTGCAGAATTTTATCGG ATGTGCATTCTTATTTTTCTGGGAAATAATGGAGAGACCTACTTCAACACAGCTGCACTGGTTTCATGTGTACAAAATTTTCCCAAGAGTAGGGGCCCCATAGTGGGAATACTAAAGGGATTTGCTGGTCTGAGCGGTGCAATTTTGAGTCAGATATTTACAATGATACACACATCTGATCACAGTGCTCTCATCTTTATGGTTGCAGTGGGACCATCTGTGGTAGTTACTGCCTTGATGTTCATTGTTAGACCTGTTGGAGGCCACAGACAAGTGCGGCCTTCAGATAAATCTAGTTTTATGTTCATTTATAGCGTATGCTTGCTTCTTGCTGCTTATCTAATGGTTGTCATGCTTCTAGAAGATTTAGTTAACTTGAGTCATATTGTGATTATTTTATTCACAGTATTGCTACTCTTTCTCCTAATATCTCCCATTGTCATTCCATTGCTCTTGACTTTCCATTTTGATGTTATTTCTCCTGCTCAAGAAGTTCTCTTGCCTGAGCCTTTGAAAGGAGAGACAAGTAAGTCAGGTCAATCTGAGGAACAAAATGAGGTTATTCTAAGTGAGGTAGAAGAGGAAAAGCCAAAAGAAGTCGACTTACTACCTGCATTGGAGAGGCAGAAGAGGATAGCCCAGTTGCAAGCTAGACTATTTCAAGCGGCAGCGGAAGGAGCTGTGAGGGTCAAGAAGAGGAGAGGTCCACGTAGGGGAGAAGACTTTACCTTGACACAGGCATTGATAAAGGCAGACTTGTGGcttatctttctctctcttttgttggGGTCAGGATCTGGTTTGACAGTCATTGATAATCTGGGCCAGATGAGTGAGTCGTTGGGTTATGATGATACTCATATTTTTGTATCCATGATCAGTATTTGGAACTTTCTTGGCCGTGTAGGTGGTGGCTATTTTTCTGAGATCATTGTGAG GGACCATGCTTATCCAAGGCCAGTAGCTATGGCGATGGCTCAGATTCTGATGGCTATTGGACACTTCTTATTTGCCATGGCCTGGCCTGGAACAATGTACATTGGAACATTGCTGATTGGACTTGGATATGGAGCTCATTGGGCCATTGTGCCAGCTGCTGCCTCTGAGCTATTTGGCTTGAAAAACTTTGGAGCCTTGTACAATTTTCTCACTGTGGCCAATCCTGCAGGTTCACTGATCTTCTCAGGTCTAATTGCTAGTGGTATATATGACTACGAAGCAGAAAAGCAAGCACACATGCATAATAGTTCAACATCTTTGCTTCAGAGTTTACATCATGATGCAAGTTTCCAGGTGGAGGAGCCGCTAAAATGCAAGGGGGCCATTTGCTTTTTTTTCAGCTCCTTAATTATGTCAGGATTGTGCGTCATTGCAGTTATCTTGAGCCTAATTCTTGTTTATAGGACCAAGATTGTCTATGCCAATCTATATGGACGTACTCGCACATGA
- the LOC103713705 gene encoding nuclear transcription factor Y subunit C-1, with translation MDNQQPHSFPQAPFHHLLQQQHQQLQMFWNYQRQEIEHATDFKNHQLPLARIKKIMKADEDVRMISAEAPILFAKACELFILELTIRSWLHAEENKRRTLQKNDIAAAITRTDIFDFLVDIVPRDEIKEEGLGLVAGGSGDAAPGVPYYYPPMGQAGSGVMMGQPAVAGIDPSMYMHRSAQAWQPMWQQGLVEDGSYSGEGQDFDGQGYIAHPPPPPPPPPSS, from the coding sequence ATGGACAACCAGCAGCCACACTCATTTCCACAAGCTCCcttccaccacctcctccagcaGCAGCACCAGCAGCTCCAGATGTTCTGGAACTACCAGCGCCAAGAGATCGAGCACGCCACTGACTTCAAGAACCATCAGCTCCCCCTCGCCCGCATCAAAAAGATCATGAAAGCTGATGAAGATGTTAGAATGATATCGGCCGAGGCTCCCATCCTCTTTGCCAAGGCCTGCGAGCTCTTCATTCTTGAGCTCACCATCCGGTCTTGGCTCCACGCCGAGGAGAACAAGCGGCGGACCCTGCAGAAGAATGACATTGCCGCGGCGATCACGAGGACTGATATATTTGACTTCCTTGTGGACATTGTTCCACGAGATGAGATCAAGGAGGAGGGGCTGGGACTGGTGGCAGGTGGCAGTGGTGATGCTGCTCCTGGGGTTCCATACTACTATCCTCCAATGGGGCAGGCTGGGTCAGGTGTGATGATGGGGCAGCCAGCAGTGGCTGGGATTGATCCATCAATGTACATGCATCGCTCGGCGCAAGCTTGGCAGCCGATGTGGCAGCAGGGGCTGGTGGAGGATGGGTCATATAGTGGAGAGGGTCAGGATTTTGATGGGCAGGGCTATATTGCtcatcctcctccccctcccccacctCCACCCAGTTCTTAG